tcatggctccgaaactcaatcccctctaccaataaaagctaacacatgtcaacactaccaccaagaaagcacaaaacaccacctatacttcctcaggaaacactaaggaaatttggcattccacattgactcttacacaACTTTTACatgtgcaccacagaaagcatcctatctgctgcatcacagtcggtatggcaactgctcggccccaaGGACCAGAAAAAAAACTACAgggagtcatgaataccgcccagtccatcacaaacctgcctcccatccattgactccatctacacctccccgctgcctagggaaagcgggcagcataatcaaagaccccctcccacccggcttaactcattcttccaacttcttccatcatagcaggagatacaaagtcggagaaacacacacaaacagactgaaaaaacagcttcttccccacttttACCAGActgctaaatgaccctcttatggaccgatctgatcacttcacacatcttcacctgatgcctgtgtctatgtatttacactgtgcattttatgtttgccctattatgtagtttcttttcatgtacagaatgatctgtttgagctgcacacagaaaaatatttttcactgtacctcagtacacatgacaataaaccaatccaacttGACTTGCTGACTCCATTCAATACAAACTGAACCTGGCATGTTCCCGCACAGAGGGGCTTGTAGCTATTCTCAGTCAATCTGACCACCTAGCCATTGGGAGACATTGAACCAATACAGATTTGAGATTCTATATTCCAGGCATGACTTTAGTAGTAAACaccctcatctcccccaacacatccaacatcaaagaatccctacagtggagaggGAGGCCATCCATCCATTACGTCTGCACCAACCAcccaaaagagcacccttccgAGGCCCACACACcctacactatccctgtaactgcacctaaccatttgacactaaaggacaatttagcatggtcaatctattaacctgcacatcgttagacTGTTTGAggaaacctggaggaaatccacagaaacccaagcagacacggaaggaaaatgcgcaaactccacacatcagagactgaaattgaacccgggtccctgacgccgagaggcagaagtgctaatcaccgtgccaccatAGTCTCGTTTTAGCAGCAAATCATACCTCATGTGCAAGCATTTTGTACAGTTCCTCTTTCGTAAGTGTCAGCCGCTCTCTGTCTGTGCTGTCCACAACCAAGATaacaaactgaaaataaaatcaaattCATCCATAAGGAATAGGATCCAATCATTACTCACGAGTATCATATGCAATTAGCTTCTTGTAAACCTTCATTGTCAGCTATTTCCTCAGAATGTACCATACTGTATAACAATTGGAGACAAGTATTGATGTCATATATGGCATTTCCGTTCTACTTCGTCATTGCATATACAGGCTTTGGTGATGTCACAAATGCTCTCGATCTGACCAGGTAAAGCATAGCCGGACTGTGAGACTCCAAGTTGTTGTGCACAACTCCATATCCACTTCAGTACAGCAAACTTGGGAGGGTGGGGACAAGGGATAAGGACTCAGTGAAGTGCTCTTGTATTGAGTGATCTAGATTAACCAAATTTGGCATCAAGCCTGCCTGTTCAATTCAAGTCAAGTGAATGACAACACCCACACCTAACGTCTCTTGGAGTACAAAATAAGCATTGTTTAGGTTTCCTATTTGAGGATTAGTGGTTTGAGGACCAAAGCAGgttcactggcaatgctggctaaATGCAGTATAAAGCAATTAGTCCTCAGTGTCAAAATAATTTAATTAAACACCAATTTCAACACAGTTCTACTCGCCTGGTGCAGGTAGGCAGACAAGAGAATTTAGATGCAATGCTTCTAGTCTGGCTTGGCAGAGGAGACCCCAGTAAATTTGCTAGATTCATTTTCAACTTTAAATAGATCTGGGAGCTTCACGCAAGTTAAATGGATGACAGATTGGAGTGTTGTGCAAGAACTACAATAGAGAGATAATGCCAATAGACTGAGTAATGCCAGCTGTGATACAAACTTCAGAGTGGAGATTACTATACTGTCTGAACAGGGTGGCCGATCACTCCAGCTGTTAGCCATCTCCAATTTATTTTACATCACAAAACCAGAAACTTTAAAGAGCAGTCAACTAGACACCAATTTAACCTCAATAGCCACCAATACCGAGGCATGCAACAGTGCAGCTCAATGCAAAGCAGTGCTCCAGCAGGGAAAGTTCAAAACCCTTTGTTTTACTACAAGCTGCTATCAGTGCTTGCGGCTCATTTGAAAATTGAGGAGTTTCGGTAAAAAGGGAGAAAATGATTACGCTGACAGAAGCGTCAGCAGAGAGTAGACACAGATTAAAAGCAATTGCttacaaaaaataaaaattaaaaaaaaaaatcaggaatgcATAGCCTGAAAGGCTGACAGAAACAAATTCAATAGTatttttcaaaaggcaattggatcAATAGTTGAAAGGAAAAAGGTCTTCAGGACTATGAAGGAAAGTGTAGGAGTGTGAAATGGATAGCTCTCACTTggaaatgggccaaatgacttttTTTGTGATGGATGGTTCTAGGATTTTTAAATAGAAGTAGAGCAAATCAATTTGGTTGTACAAGTGGCCATTTGGCGTTCACATCAATCATATCATAAAATATTGACTCTTAATATTTTCAACCCACAGCAAGTTACAGCATAGGAGGCCAATCAGTCCATCAAGTCAATGctaccagccccctccccctcacaaatgGGGCAATCTAGTCAGTCCAACTCCCCTCCTCCTGTAACACTGTAGCTTTATTTCCTTTTGCAGCCATTAACCATTTCCAGTTCCGCCACTCATGGGCAGTGATTTCCAGATCATTACCATTCATTCAATTAAAAAGTTCCTCCTCGCATTCACCCTGCACAAATCCAATCTGTGTTCCATTGTCTTTGTACCAACAGCTAATAGGAACTCTTCCTGCACATTTCGTGCCAAGTTTGCCAATCCAAGGAAGAATTGGTACCTTTGGATTTGGCCTCAACACCTCCAACATGGGAGGGGAGTGTACAAAAACTAGCACACAGCACACTGTAGCCATTGCTGTGCACCAGAGCTCCAAGGAACTACCAGCTCTATTTTACGAAGaagaaaaaaagaagagaaataaATCCTTTGGCAAGAGTCACTTCAATCTCACCATCATGTGATACAACAACTCAAGGGGATATGCAACCCTCGATGTCTTTTGTTCCCCATTAAATCCAACCGGAAACTTTTTTATTGCATTCACGAGGAGCAAACCTCAGCATGGTCAGCACTatagaggacccaggtttgatcctgggccgctgtccatgtggagttgctcattgtctgcatgggtttcacccccacaacccaaaagatgtgcagggtagtaggctggccacactaaattgccccttaattggaaaaaaaatgttgcCAATAGTTATGGGAGCCACCATTGTAAAATGCAGAATTGGGCCGATAGTAGATGTTCTGCTTTTGACATAAAAGGCTTCGATTTTAAGGTGACAGGGAAACCTCTAACTGGATTCAATTTCAGGGAATAGAGTACTCGAAAGCACAAAACAGCATTAGGCCCATCATATCGGCAGTGAAGAACACATCTACGAAGGTGCCTCATATGATAAACTTGTTTCAGCAAGTCACATGGAAAAATTTAAAAGTGCATTAAAAATCCAGCACAaaagatttccaattcaaatccTGCACATAAAAGGAAATGTCCCCAAAATGTATCTTTTATGATTTAGGAATCATTATGCACCATTTTGCAGAAaggaagcatggtggcacagtggttagcactacagcctcacatcacaagggacctgggttcaattccagcctggggtaattgtgtggagtttgaacgttctcccgtgtctgcgtgggtttcctccgggtgctctggtttcctcctacagtccaaagatctgcaggttaggtggattagccatcctacattgccccttaagtgttcaaaggttaggtggggttacggggatagggcaggggaacaggcctggctagggtgctctttcagagggtcggcctccttctacactgcagggattctctgatctgAACATAGATAGTATCCACAGGCAAACCTCCTTAAGGTGGTTTGAAGGGTGCAACTCCTGCATCAGAGGTGCAGTTACAACTCATGTAAAGCTTTGTGATTTGGAATTTGTCATGAGTTGGTTAGATATTTAAACATTGCACCTCTGCCCATATCCAGATATTTGCTGCTCACCAATAAATTCAGGTGCTGCGGCTTACAGTGTGTTAGGAAGAAGCTCTTGGGAGCGTCAGCACAGGCATCGCTCAGTTAGGCTACAATgttgtaattttattttttccacaAGGCAATGCATGTAAATGGGTTTCAATGTATCTCACTAATTTCAATTGTTGACCATTGAAAGTACCAGTAATTTacaggggtggaggcagagacggGGGTGGGGTGTTGAAGGAAAAGGGATGCAGTCTTATTCCCATTAGAGAAGTTACTGAAACAATTGAGCTCAGAAAAACAGACAGCTGAACTGACTTTGGCCACTAAAGTCACCACACAAAGGGAATAGGTCACTGCCATGCCACCCACAGAACGTGCGATTAACTGCAATATTGTAACTTAACTATTCTGAAGTTGTGTTTGAAGTACACTGATAGCATACACTGATTTCAGTGTTACTCCCTAAAAACACTTCCTGGTTTTAGATTCAGTTTCCGAGTTCTTTGTCGTGCAAGTCTACTTCTAAGAGCTAGATTTAGGGATTAGAGGGGTTAGATTAAGCAACAAAACACCGCATAAAAACACATGTCAAACTAAACAGCAACAATATAATAAGTAACACCATCTGTGTATTTTAGGGCTACTTAAGTTGGTTGTGAATCCAATTGTAAAAACAATGATGCATACATGACAatgtataaaaataaaaataaaattgtctGGCCATTGCGATAATGGgcggcagtggtcagcactgttgcttcatagcaccaggttcCCAAATGTAATGcccacttgggttactgtctgtgcggagtatgcatgttctccccgtgtctgcgtgggtttcctcccacaagtcccgaaaaacgtgctgggaggtaatttggacattgatttctccctcttatggactgacctcattaacactacacccctgtatgcttcacccaatgccggtatttatgtagttacattgtgtacccttgtgttgccctattatgtattttcttttatttccttcccatgcacttaatgatctgttgagctgctcgcagaaaaacacttttcactgtccctcggtacacgtgacaataaacaaaatccaatcctttagcgtacccaaacagacgccagagtgtggtgactaggggcttttcacagcaacttcattgcagtgttaacgtaagcctacttgtgacaataaaggttatctcTGCTGGCAATTGCTCGATTTTTGTATTTCTGATcgcattttaaaaatcattccaAGAATCATGTAggaaatcagatcatggctgttgCAAAGGACCAACTGGATATGGCAATAGGAGATAATTGCCGAGAGAAGAGACTTCATATACAGGTACAGTATCTCAAAACCAGGAACCTCGGGGTCAAATCAGAAGCTCTTTTCGTGTAAGAAATGGAGTTCCTGCTGCACTTTAATGAAATATTGGTGATAGAGAAGATGTTAATAATTTAACTATTTCTATATAATGTGGATTCATTACTCCTATTCTCAAAGGATTTTAGAAGGAAGATGTTTGGAGACTGCTTCTCCTGGCAGGGAAATCTAGAACATGGTATCATAGTATCAGAAGGGTTGACCGTTTAGGATTCagaagagaaaatatttcttggacaagaaagattattataataaatagCTCTGTCCACTCTATCAAACCCTTTAATCATCTCATAAATAAACCCTAATTTAACCCTGGTCTGGTGAATTCACACCACACCCAATCTATCCTTCCCGAGGTGCAATGGGAAGAACTGAATCCAGAACTTCCATCCACCTGTTCCCTGGAGCAGTCACATACCTCCGTGTTTGTATAATATGTGCTCCATGTCGACCGCAACATGTCTTGGCCGCCAATGTCCCACATTAGGAAGTGAGTGTTCTTCACGACTATTTCCTCCACGTTGCTTCCAATCGTGGGTGATGTGTGAACCACCTCATTCATTAGGCTGTTAATAAAATCAAGCAGAGGGTTAGGATTTCACGGTGACACTATCCATTACACCCAGACTGGTAACTCAGATGTGTTTCTGAACATCCCAGATAAAGGATTACTTTCTAGTTattaaaaatttagagcacccaactatttttttttccccccaattaagaggcaatttagtgtagccaattaccctgcacatctttgggttgtgggggcgagactcaggcagacacatggagaatgtgcaaactccacacggacagtgaacccggggccgggatcgaacacaggtcctcagcaccatgaggctgcagtgtcaaccactgcgccaccatgccacccttaaaaGGATCGCTTGTAGCCTAGGGATTATACAGCACGGCAAACAATTTCAAACTGGCAGCAAAACGGCAACTGGTACAAACTGCTCAATCCATTCTGGACTGTCTGAAAATAACGGCAGCAGCTTTGCTCTAACCAAAACAAAATATCTCAAACTCTATACTAAAAATCTAGTAAACAGAATAGTTTCCATGTTATTGGACCGATAGCTATTACTCCAGCAAGGATTGTATGAAAGGGATCAAATTATTTGCAACTGAGAATCAACTTGTGCATACTTAAATTCCAGTGGACTAAACTGGAAGGGAAATGGCACAACACAGATATAGCTTGTAAAGttacacaagacataggagcagaattaggccactcagcccatttgagtctgctctgccattcaatcatggctgattttcctcatccccattctcctctaTCCCCTTCAAACTAAATTTAGTAGATTTATCTAGTTTTATAGGGTCTATAAAGTGATCTAAAAATCAGACATTAGACCAAGTTAAACAGCAAAACCAAGTGGCAAAGCACATCTTGATCAGGCTggtcaattccccccccccccccctccccgatttgATTGCTGGCACCAGAGCATTGAACTGTTCACCATGCCTGTCAACTTGTAGTTCTCTAGAAATTGCAGACGAATGTACAAGTCTTCCAACAAGGTTTCTACCAGAGCAAAAAGACCACTGCAAAAATTTACATTCTACTATGCATTCAAGGCGCCAGATAAATGTCAACTTTGCATTGTTTGGTGGAGTGACCTTATCCCAGTAACtgtacaaaaaaaaaaacaattccaacAAGTTCGCACACGAATAAACCCTCGGCCCAGTTAATTTGGCTTTGAGACCCATTTGCAGACGAGCGGAGTTGCAGCTTACAAAAAAGTTACTAAAAAGCAGCAATCTGGAGACTGAGAAACCATAAACGTACTCACAATTGATAAAGGATAGTTGTTTTCCCCGCATTGTCCAGTCCAACAATGATAACCTTGTGTTCTGAGAGGAGAAGAGAAGGAAAAACAAAACACACCCACCATGGTTAAACTTTGACTGCACCAAATCCTGGCTTCCAAGAGCAAAAGGACATGTTTCTAATCCTTCCCTACTAGAAATTGCAAGCAACCTGGACTACCTTAATATCTCAAAGTAAGAATCAAACAAAATGTACCATCCATCAATTAAACAAATACAGATAGTCAATGCTTTTTCTGTATAAATATTATTTGCaaagccaaattttttttttccttccagcTGCAGTTTTGTACAGATCAACgacgatcgtattgaatggtggaccgggctcgagtggcctactcctgctcccaacaCGTATGTGCAAAGTGAACCGGGTGGTTGTTGACTGCATTATCTGAACTAGGGCAAAAAGGAATTTACAGACTTTAAAAGACCTGGATTCggcaaagtttttttaaaaatggccatGTACAGGGCAAGTACTGAACCTCAagaaaaagctgcagcaaaatgaaaagcaaaatactgcagatgctggaaatctgaaatcaagaGTGATACAGATTCGAAACGTTAAccgtttctctttctctctctctctctctctctctatggacACTGCTGCCAGACTTGGGgtgtttattcagcattttctgtttttatagcaAGGAATGGTTGGCAGGCTTAATAAGTTAGATGGCTAATGAGATGTGCCACATACAGACAGCTACCCGTGATGAGCCTGGCCTTCGAGGGCTGGATGGCGCTTCTAGC
The DNA window shown above is from Scyliorhinus canicula chromosome 19, sScyCan1.1, whole genome shotgun sequence and carries:
- the LOC119953968 gene encoding ADP-ribosylation factor-like protein 5B isoform X3, whose product is MNEVVHTSPTIGSNVEEIVVKNTHFLMWDIGGQDMLRSTWSTYYTNTEFVILVVDSTDRERLTLTKEELYKMLAHEDLRKAAVLVFANKQDMKNSMSAAEISKFLTLTAIKDHPWHIQACCALTGEGLGQGLEWMTLKTAAK
- the LOC119953968 gene encoding ADP-ribosylation factor-like protein 5B isoform X1 gives rise to the protein MGVFLAKLIGLFCNQEHKVIIVGLDNAGKTTILYQFLMNEVVHTSPTIGSNVEEIVVKNTHFLMWDIGGQDMLRSTWSTYYTNTEFVILVVDSTDRERLTLTKEELYKMLAHEDLRKAAVLVFANKQDMKNSMSAAEISKFLTLTAIKDHPWHIQACCALTGEGLGQGLEWMTLKTAAK